In a genomic window of Rhododendron vialii isolate Sample 1 chromosome 12a, ASM3025357v1:
- the LOC131311780 gene encoding uncharacterized protein LOC131311780 isoform X1, with translation MQVVPQMQLGTSHLQQAPTRNQHDASPIRERVTRSTPHPNVDTQPPQPLDAEQEIQAAPFVAPVVADRPIRGPTRGLMVQQIFDKEGKLLVPIPQCFRAPIGKFACKLATQIGVEVRTNLEDLTIRRWKAADESVKAPMLQRIKDRFNLERDPIDIEKAVARQFGRRLSDYTHLLYRKYKKLKSTKGVEYARSHPPCGVGHEQLIGLIDKKWSDTKFQNKSTKNIKNRSEMKSKHRCGSKSIPVRVAAMMQTNGNRVPDLKEVYKSTHFNEDTKMWISEESEKNYRKIIEVEAEHCTEAGVTPITQEELSIKSLKAKSGYIKGLGMRPSSSLRTTIASAANSQYVSHLESLVEEYQKEREAQQQKIDVLSQSNKQMELTTATIMEYLKHQGNGFSKYIENSRST, from the exons ATGCAAGTGGTACCTCAAATGCAGCTTGGAACATCACATCTTCAACAAGCACCTACCAGAAACCAACATGACGCGAGCCCCATCCGTGAGAGGGTGACCCGATCGACCCCACATCCAAATGTGGATACCCAACCTCCACAACCTCTTGATGCTGAGCAGGAGATTCAGGCAGCTCCCTTTGTAGCACCTGTCG TTGCTGATAGACCTATCCGTGGCCCGACACGAGGCTTAATGGTTCAGCAAATATTCGACAAAGAAGGAAAGCTTCTTGTTCCCATCCCACAGTGTTTTCGTGCACCTATCGGGAAGTTTGCTTGTAAACTTGCCACACAGATTGGTGTAGAGGTTCGAACAAATTTGGAAGATCTTACTATCCGTAGATGGAAAGCTGCAGATGAAAGTGTGAAGGCACCTATGCTTCAACGCATTAAG GATCGATTTAACTTGGAGAGAGATCCCATTGATATTGAGAAGGCAGTGGCAAGACAATTTGGGCGTAGACTGAGTGATTACACCCATCTGCTTTACAGAAAGTATAAGAAGCTTAAGAGTACTAAGGGGGTAGAGTATGCCAGAAGCCACCCACCATGTGGCGTCGGTCACGAACAGTTGATCGGTCTAATTGATAAGAAATGGAGTGATACCAAATTTCAG aacaaatcaactaaaaacataaagaatCGGAGCGAAATGAAGTCCAAACATAGATGTGGTTCGAAGTCCATCCCAGTGAGGGTAGCTGCAATG ATGCAAACCAATGGGAATCGTGTGCCGGACTTGAAAGAAGTTTACAAATCTACCCACTTCAATGAAGATACAAAAATGTGGATCTCTGAAGAATCCGAGAAGAACTAT AGGAAGATCATAGAGGTAGAGGCTGAACATTGTACTGAGGCTGGTGTGACACCGATCACACAAGAGGAGCTTTCAATCAAGTCGCTCAAGGCAAAATCAGGATACATTAAAGGATTGGGTATGAGGCCTTCCTCATCTCTTAGGACCACTATTGCATCTGCAGCCAACAGTCAATACGTATCGCATCTCGAGTCCCTGGTAGAAGAATATCAAAAGGAAAGGGAAGCACAACAGCAAAAGATAGATGTGCTTTCACAGTCAAACAAGCAGATGGAGTTGACGACAGCTACAATCATGGAGTATTTGAAGCACCAAGGGAATGGATTCAGCAAATATATTGAGAATTCAAGGAGCACATGA
- the LOC131311780 gene encoding uncharacterized protein LOC131311780 isoform X2, translated as MQVVPQMQLGTSHLQQAPTRNQHDASPIRERVTRSTPHPNVDTQPPQPLDAEQEIQAAPFVAPVVADRPIRGPTRGLMVQQIFDKEGKLLVPIPQCFRAPIGKFACKLATQIGVEVRTNLEDLTIRRWKAADESVKAPMLQRIKDRFNLERDPIDIEKAVARQFGRRLSDYTHLLYRKYKKLKSTKGVEYARSHPPCGVGHEQLIGLIDKKWSDTKFQMQTNGNRVPDLKEVYKSTHFNEDTKMWISEESEKNYRKIIEVEAEHCTEAGVTPITQEELSIKSLKAKSGYIKGLGMRPSSSLRTTIASAANSQYVSHLESLVEEYQKEREAQQQKIDVLSQSNKQMELTTATIMEYLKHQGNGFSKYIENSRST; from the exons ATGCAAGTGGTACCTCAAATGCAGCTTGGAACATCACATCTTCAACAAGCACCTACCAGAAACCAACATGACGCGAGCCCCATCCGTGAGAGGGTGACCCGATCGACCCCACATCCAAATGTGGATACCCAACCTCCACAACCTCTTGATGCTGAGCAGGAGATTCAGGCAGCTCCCTTTGTAGCACCTGTCG TTGCTGATAGACCTATCCGTGGCCCGACACGAGGCTTAATGGTTCAGCAAATATTCGACAAAGAAGGAAAGCTTCTTGTTCCCATCCCACAGTGTTTTCGTGCACCTATCGGGAAGTTTGCTTGTAAACTTGCCACACAGATTGGTGTAGAGGTTCGAACAAATTTGGAAGATCTTACTATCCGTAGATGGAAAGCTGCAGATGAAAGTGTGAAGGCACCTATGCTTCAACGCATTAAG GATCGATTTAACTTGGAGAGAGATCCCATTGATATTGAGAAGGCAGTGGCAAGACAATTTGGGCGTAGACTGAGTGATTACACCCATCTGCTTTACAGAAAGTATAAGAAGCTTAAGAGTACTAAGGGGGTAGAGTATGCCAGAAGCCACCCACCATGTGGCGTCGGTCACGAACAGTTGATCGGTCTAATTGATAAGAAATGGAGTGATACCAAATTTCAG ATGCAAACCAATGGGAATCGTGTGCCGGACTTGAAAGAAGTTTACAAATCTACCCACTTCAATGAAGATACAAAAATGTGGATCTCTGAAGAATCCGAGAAGAACTAT AGGAAGATCATAGAGGTAGAGGCTGAACATTGTACTGAGGCTGGTGTGACACCGATCACACAAGAGGAGCTTTCAATCAAGTCGCTCAAGGCAAAATCAGGATACATTAAAGGATTGGGTATGAGGCCTTCCTCATCTCTTAGGACCACTATTGCATCTGCAGCCAACAGTCAATACGTATCGCATCTCGAGTCCCTGGTAGAAGAATATCAAAAGGAAAGGGAAGCACAACAGCAAAAGATAGATGTGCTTTCACAGTCAAACAAGCAGATGGAGTTGACGACAGCTACAATCATGGAGTATTTGAAGCACCAAGGGAATGGATTCAGCAAATATATTGAGAATTCAAGGAGCACATGA